The Deltaproteobacteria bacterium genome has a window encoding:
- a CDS encoding methionyl-tRNA formyltransferase — protein MAAKPSLLFMGSPELAVTHLNALLQAGFPIVGVVTQPDKPAGRGQKLTPPPVKVYAQEKGLLIFQPERPKSPEFVDEIKKLNPDFMIVVAYGRILSEALIRLPKLACLNVHFSLLPKYRGASCVLSAIRNGETETGVTVMQVVEKLDAGPIYLQEKVEIAANETTGELQQRLAQKGALLLLQSLDGIATGKLQVREQDESQASFAPLIAKEEGKIDWTKSAQEIHNHIRAMNPWPVAFTAFEGKKIKIYESINFSNAPQPPLTLRGGEVGKILKVSAQGLEVACGSGSILLTSVQPESKKRMSAQDFFDGYQSWISAGKVFS, from the coding sequence ATGGCTGCTAAACCTTCCTTGCTTTTCATGGGTTCTCCCGAACTCGCCGTCACACACCTTAATGCCTTGCTGCAAGCGGGTTTCCCCATTGTGGGTGTCGTCACCCAACCCGACAAGCCTGCCGGACGGGGGCAGAAGCTCACTCCACCACCAGTCAAGGTTTATGCCCAGGAAAAGGGCCTTCTGATTTTTCAGCCTGAAAGGCCCAAAAGCCCGGAATTTGTGGATGAGATAAAAAAACTGAATCCTGATTTTATGATTGTAGTCGCCTATGGGCGCATCCTTTCCGAGGCATTGATTCGCCTTCCAAAACTGGCCTGTCTCAATGTACATTTTTCCCTTCTCCCCAAATATCGGGGGGCCTCCTGCGTACTTTCGGCCATCCGAAATGGCGAAACCGAAACAGGGGTTACCGTCATGCAGGTAGTCGAAAAACTGGACGCGGGCCCCATCTACCTGCAAGAAAAAGTGGAGATCGCTGCGAATGAAACGACAGGTGAACTTCAGCAAAGGCTGGCTCAAAAAGGGGCCTTGCTTTTGCTTCAGAGCCTGGATGGCATTGCAACAGGAAAGCTCCAAGTCAGAGAGCAAGACGAATCCCAGGCAAGCTTTGCACCGCTTATTGCCAAAGAAGAAGGGAAAATTGATTGGACTAAAAGTGCCCAGGAAATCCACAATCACATTCGGGCGATGAATCCCTGGCCGGTGGCTTTTACAGCGTTTGAAGGGAAGAAAATCAAAATTTATGAATCTATTAATTTTTCTAACGCCCCCCAGCCCCCTCTTACTCTAAGAGGGGGAGAAGTAGGAAAAATTCTCAAGGTTTCAGCCCAAGGACTAGAAGTCGCTTGCGGAAGTGGATCAATTCTTTTAACGAGTGTGCAGCCCGAATCCAAAAAAAGAATGTCTGCACAAGATTTTTTTGACGGTTATCAATCGTGGATTTCAGCAGGAAAGGTCTTCTCATGA
- the def gene encoding peptide deformylase has translation MLLPILKYPDKKLRERCLPVLDFGSIFQRQIDDMFETMYAAPGVGLAAIQVGIFQRFLVMDVGIQEGEVIVRQPKVIVNPELISSEGEIEWEEGCLSCPELVVPTVRFKKVEVKALDRFGKPQHFFAEDLMSVCIQHEMDHMNGILIFDKLSRLKQDLYKQKLKKMAKEALETEAKKTVVR, from the coding sequence ATGCTACTCCCCATCCTCAAATATCCCGACAAAAAACTCCGTGAGAGATGTCTTCCTGTTCTTGATTTTGGCAGCATCTTCCAAAGGCAGATCGACGACATGTTTGAAACCATGTATGCCGCGCCTGGCGTAGGACTCGCCGCCATTCAGGTGGGAATATTCCAGCGCTTTCTGGTGATGGATGTCGGCATTCAAGAAGGCGAAGTCATTGTTCGTCAGCCGAAGGTAATCGTAAATCCCGAGCTTATTTCTTCCGAAGGAGAAATCGAATGGGAAGAAGGCTGCCTGTCTTGCCCTGAACTCGTGGTACCTACTGTACGTTTTAAAAAAGTGGAAGTAAAAGCACTAGATCGTTTCGGAAAACCCCAACATTTTTTTGCAGAAGATTTGATGAGCGTGTGCATTCAGCACGAAATGGATCACATGAATGGCATTCTGATTTTTGATAAACTGAGTCGATTGAAACAGGATTTGTATAAGCAGAAACTGAAAAAAATGGCGAAAGAGGCCTTGGAAACTGAGGCTAAAAAAACGGTGGTTCGCTAG
- the priA gene encoding primosomal protein N' has protein sequence MPFANIAPLAPINSTLTYQIPDALLASLKIGQRLLIPLGKRKIVGIYLGEESSKLPQTFEVKNIEGILDEEPYFTAKQVQFLHWAAEYYLCPLGEMFKTAMPGELAKVPREGKRKEKITLSRQGRRRNALQLSSNQQKIVEEIQKYPGFQTHLLHGVTGSGKTEIYLELIRQTLEQGRQALCLVPEIGLTPQLLERFQKIFGDEVQAYHSNLSNRQRLEIWQRAKDRQFSVLLGTRSSLFVPFPNLGLIVVDEEQDSSYKQEERVRYHARDLAIVRAKFENICVILGSATPSVETYYKANSKKYIYHELLERFGEAKLPELEFVDLKASNSPEVTLKFFHPDKAKEKNKYSKNKLLSPQLLKAIAERLKHKEQSLIFLNRRGFAHFLLCQDCAYSPRCPNCDITLTFHQKRKKLICHYCDFIQAAPDHCPQCKGLSWLPMGSGTEKIEEELNKLFPEAKISRMDRDSTSKKGSLEKILKDLAEGKIDILVGTQMIAKGHDYPQVTLVGILLADASLHHPDFRASEITFQTLSQVSGRAGRGTKAGKVLLQCFESEHYSLQYAAKHQTQEFYAQELEQRKELSYPPFSRLLVLRFQGNVQKKVEQSATRFAAYLNQQKESQHWNWSILGPAPCLLERLKNQYRWQILIKNCGAPSFQNEFLNQQGFFKKEILEAGVRLILDVDPLHVMG, from the coding sequence ATGCCATTCGCCAACATCGCACCCTTAGCCCCCATCAATTCGACGCTCACTTATCAAATTCCGGATGCACTCTTGGCTTCGTTAAAAATTGGACAGCGGCTTCTGATCCCCTTGGGAAAAAGAAAAATTGTGGGAATTTATTTGGGCGAAGAAAGCTCCAAACTTCCTCAAACATTCGAAGTGAAAAATATCGAAGGTATTTTGGACGAAGAACCTTACTTTACGGCAAAACAAGTGCAATTTCTTCACTGGGCAGCGGAGTATTATCTTTGTCCTTTGGGAGAAATGTTTAAAACGGCAATGCCTGGGGAATTGGCTAAGGTGCCGAGGGAGGGGAAGAGGAAGGAAAAGATCACCCTCTCCCGTCAAGGGAGAAGGAGAAACGCACTTCAGCTTTCTAGCAATCAACAAAAGATTGTAGAGGAAATACAAAAATATCCAGGCTTTCAAACGCACCTCCTCCACGGGGTTACCGGCTCGGGCAAGACGGAGATTTATCTGGAACTGATCCGCCAAACCTTGGAGCAAGGCAGGCAGGCGCTTTGTCTGGTTCCAGAAATTGGACTGACTCCTCAATTATTGGAAAGATTTCAAAAAATATTTGGCGATGAAGTTCAGGCCTATCATTCGAATTTAAGCAACAGGCAGCGTTTGGAAATCTGGCAAAGGGCCAAAGACAGGCAATTCTCGGTGCTGTTGGGAACTCGTTCCTCTTTGTTTGTGCCTTTCCCCAACTTAGGTCTGATTGTGGTGGATGAAGAACAGGACAGTTCTTACAAGCAGGAAGAACGTGTGCGCTACCATGCGAGAGATCTGGCCATTGTACGGGCTAAGTTTGAGAATATTTGCGTGATTTTGGGATCTGCAACGCCCTCGGTGGAAACCTATTATAAGGCCAATAGCAAAAAATATATTTATCATGAACTCTTGGAACGCTTTGGGGAGGCGAAGTTGCCAGAGCTGGAGTTTGTGGATTTGAAAGCCTCGAATTCGCCCGAAGTGACGCTGAAATTTTTTCATCCCGACAAAGCCAAAGAAAAAAATAAGTACAGTAAAAACAAACTGCTCTCCCCCCAGCTTTTAAAAGCCATTGCAGAGCGATTAAAGCATAAAGAACAAAGTCTCATTTTTTTGAATCGTCGCGGCTTCGCCCATTTCCTGCTTTGCCAGGATTGTGCCTACAGCCCGCGTTGTCCCAACTGTGACATCACACTCACCTTTCATCAAAAACGAAAAAAACTCATTTGTCATTACTGCGATTTTATTCAGGCAGCGCCCGATCATTGTCCCCAATGCAAAGGCCTGTCTTGGCTGCCTATGGGCAGTGGAACAGAAAAAATAGAAGAGGAACTGAACAAATTATTTCCCGAGGCAAAAATCAGCCGCATGGATAGAGACAGCACGAGCAAAAAAGGAAGTTTGGAAAAAATATTAAAGGATCTGGCCGAAGGGAAAATTGATATTCTGGTGGGCACCCAGATGATTGCCAAAGGCCACGACTACCCTCAGGTAACTTTGGTGGGAATTCTACTCGCCGACGCCAGCCTGCATCATCCCGATTTCAGGGCCTCCGAGATCACTTTTCAAACACTCAGCCAGGTTTCAGGTCGGGCGGGTCGTGGAACTAAAGCCGGAAAAGTTCTGCTCCAATGTTTTGAAAGCGAGCATTACAGCCTGCAATATGCGGCAAAACATCAGACCCAGGAATTTTACGCGCAGGAATTGGAACAGCGAAAGGAGTTGTCTTATCCTCCTTTTTCACGATTATTGGTTTTGCGTTTTCAGGGCAATGTGCAGAAAAAGGTGGAACAAAGTGCTACACGTTTTGCGGCCTATCTGAACCAACAAAAAGAAAGTCAACATTGGAACTGGAGCATTCTAGGCCCGGCCCCCTGTTTATTGGAACGACTTAAAAACCAGTACCGCTGGCAGATTTTAATCAAGAATTGTGGGGCGCCAAGTTTTCAGAATGAATTTTTGAATCAGCAGGGCTTTTTTAAAAAAGAAATTTTAGAGGCAGGTGTACGCCTGATTTTAGATGTAGACCCTTTGCATGTGATGGGATGA
- a CDS encoding DUF3047 domain-containing protein, whose translation MKRWKGLIVLTLFSFTLGITTVAANEMGIDDFSKTKVGDFPLWWSTYPFQGGKVKQVYKMKEEDGKRFISAFDNKDISLPIYKDFPWDLQKYPVLKWRWRATTLPKGAAENSRATNDSACGVYVPFGKTSGVALKYVWSSTLAVGNVWEKDPKEFFVIVKSSGAAKLNQWQEVSVNVLEEFKKHFGKNPSKNPSAVGIMTDGNAMHSASGCDYGDFRISGE comes from the coding sequence ATGAAGAGATGGAAAGGCCTGATTGTCCTCACCCTGTTTTCCTTCACCCTGGGCATCACAACAGTGGCTGCAAACGAGATGGGTATCGATGATTTTTCAAAAACAAAGGTAGGCGATTTTCCTCTCTGGTGGAGTACCTACCCTTTTCAGGGGGGCAAGGTAAAACAGGTTTATAAAATGAAGGAAGAAGACGGAAAAAGATTTATCTCCGCCTTCGATAACAAAGACATCTCCCTTCCCATCTACAAAGATTTTCCCTGGGATTTGCAAAAATACCCTGTTTTAAAATGGAGATGGCGCGCCACAACCCTTCCTAAAGGCGCTGCAGAAAACAGCCGAGCCACCAACGATAGCGCCTGCGGCGTTTATGTCCCCTTCGGCAAAACCAGTGGAGTGGCCTTGAAATACGTATGGAGCAGCACTTTAGCGGTGGGCAATGTCTGGGAAAAAGATCCCAAAGAATTCTTCGTTATCGTCAAAAGCAGCGGTGCCGCAAAACTGAACCAATGGCAGGAAGTATCAGTGAATGTGTTGGAAGAATTTAAAAAACACTTTGGGAAAAATCCTTCTAAAAATCCGAGTGCAGTGGGAATTATGACAGACGGCAATGCCATGCATAGCGCCTCGGGATGTGATTATGGGGACTTCAGGATTTCAGGGGAATAA
- the galU gene encoding UTP--glucose-1-phosphate uridylyltransferase GalU, with product MNTKIKKAVIPVAGLGTRFLPATKVIPKELLPIVDKPSVQYIVEEAVASGIEEIILVTGRGKQSIMDYFDYAPELENILEKREKFDLLNQIKKPAELANFFTVWQSRPLGLGHAILCAEDVVGDEPFLVCLPDEVLDAENPSSKELIDAYAKYKSSIIGLQQVEKERVNLYGIVAALPVTDRCFEITNLIEKPNAEEAPSNLSIVGRYVLNPKIFKCLRRVTPGINGEIQLTDALNLLLKKEKIYGQEISGTRYDTGDKLGFLKANLAFGLKREEFREELKNFVQNLGRSL from the coding sequence ATGAACACAAAAATCAAAAAAGCCGTCATCCCCGTTGCAGGTTTAGGCACTCGCTTTCTGCCTGCCACCAAAGTAATTCCCAAAGAATTGCTGCCCATCGTAGATAAGCCTTCCGTCCAATATATCGTAGAAGAAGCGGTCGCCTCCGGTATTGAAGAAATCATTCTGGTCACGGGTCGCGGCAAGCAAAGCATCATGGATTATTTCGATTACGCCCCGGAGCTGGAAAATATTTTAGAGAAACGGGAAAAATTCGATCTACTGAATCAAATCAAAAAACCGGCCGAGCTGGCCAATTTTTTTACGGTGTGGCAATCCAGGCCCTTGGGCTTGGGACACGCCATTTTGTGTGCCGAAGATGTGGTAGGAGACGAGCCTTTTTTGGTCTGTCTACCCGATGAAGTGCTGGATGCTGAAAATCCCTCCAGCAAAGAACTGATAGACGCTTACGCAAAATACAAAAGCAGTATCATCGGTTTGCAACAGGTTGAAAAAGAAAGAGTGAACCTCTATGGCATTGTGGCGGCCCTTCCCGTAACCGATCGTTGTTTTGAAATAACCAATCTCATCGAAAAGCCTAATGCAGAAGAAGCCCCTTCCAATTTAAGTATTGTAGGACGCTATGTCCTCAACCCAAAAATTTTTAAGTGCCTTCGAAGAGTAACACCCGGCATTAACGGAGAAATTCAACTCACTGATGCGCTCAATCTTTTGCTTAAAAAAGAAAAAATTTACGGACAAGAAATTTCTGGCACCCGCTACGATACGGGAGATAAGCTGGGCTTCTTAAAAGCCAACCTGGCCTTTGGTTTAAAGCGGGAAGAGTTTCGAGAAGAGCTGAAAAACTTTGTACAAAACTTGGGGAGATCGTTATGA
- a CDS encoding beta-propeller domain-containing protein: protein MKKIYVLCSLIFTLNACGGSSPEPSQSQSTALQPGTVLETQLTSFRGEEELKSYLLSSTDRIRHLNPPTPSQPPNPGTDSAMAPAQGSVSPTSSGENSNITNNQESGVDEGDIVKNYRDFIITLHQGKLYTAQIASNHQLHKTGESAVKADGLSDSVWYDELLMKDNLAIVIGYRYSLTSDYSSDGGFTEINFFRIENDGAFTRQNTFFLKSSDYYSRQNYSGRQVGNKLVFYMSYYYQNIMSTSGEPQYPKYYRYIGNGNSETVGTLLSSADIYKPLQDTLYPYLHSIVVCDLEAAPNLSCKGRAVIGEYQHQYYVSENRAYLWVNSEEIREVPSSSNLGGVVPEMPTPNLTYRYPVSRDEAYLYALDLNSNGSGVVKTRGTPLSQFAFSEKNNTLSVFASEQEQSSPCSSDDGNHGNLWVQFNLSDFQTSAQEVSSNHYQCLPGRTANLVRFQENYLAYNLNNSLKLVQRETGVITNLDLASQSISRIELAGKDLMVIGANTETRNNNFILSLVQLDTPNPQVSSSYDLSGVNEAESRSHAYFYHEDKNFRSFAIATHKSAEGPYPTTVFWQGNSAAQLSFFNIVDEKIQTAGVFSVQSSLNNENTCTTSCIDWYGNTRPIFLEDQVLGLMGDQLVIGFQDSAGNIQDSQHLSISSGNTVND, encoded by the coding sequence ATGAAAAAAATCTATGTGCTGTGCAGTCTCATTTTTACTTTGAATGCCTGCGGAGGTTCTTCTCCAGAACCTAGCCAATCCCAATCTACTGCGCTCCAGCCAGGAACAGTTTTAGAAACACAACTCACTTCTTTTCGCGGGGAAGAAGAATTGAAATCCTATCTCTTGAGCAGTACGGATCGGATTCGCCATTTGAATCCGCCCACTCCTTCCCAACCGCCTAATCCTGGCACAGACTCTGCCATGGCTCCAGCACAAGGAAGTGTGAGTCCAACTTCCAGTGGAGAAAACAGCAACATCACTAACAATCAAGAATCTGGAGTAGATGAAGGCGATATCGTCAAAAATTATCGAGATTTTATTATCACCCTGCATCAAGGAAAACTTTACACTGCTCAAATTGCCAGCAACCATCAGCTGCACAAAACCGGAGAAAGCGCGGTAAAGGCGGATGGGCTCAGTGACAGCGTATGGTACGATGAGCTGTTGATGAAAGACAATTTGGCCATCGTAATTGGCTACCGTTACTCCCTCACCAGTGATTACTCGAGCGATGGGGGGTTTACAGAAATCAATTTCTTCCGCATCGAAAATGACGGGGCCTTTACAAGACAAAATACCTTCTTCTTGAAATCTTCTGACTATTATTCTCGGCAAAATTACAGCGGCCGTCAGGTGGGGAACAAACTCGTTTTCTACATGTCCTACTATTACCAAAATATCATGAGCACCAGTGGAGAACCTCAGTATCCGAAATATTATCGCTATATAGGAAACGGGAACAGTGAAACTGTAGGCACTTTGCTTTCTTCCGCCGATATTTATAAGCCCTTGCAAGACACGCTTTACCCTTATCTGCACAGCATCGTTGTTTGTGATTTGGAGGCAGCTCCCAATTTAAGTTGCAAAGGTCGGGCGGTTATTGGGGAATATCAGCATCAATATTATGTCAGCGAAAATCGCGCCTATCTTTGGGTGAACAGTGAAGAAATTCGAGAAGTTCCTAGCTCCAGCAATCTAGGGGGAGTGGTTCCCGAAATGCCTACTCCGAATCTCACTTATCGTTATCCTGTTTCTCGGGACGAAGCTTATTTATATGCCTTGGATTTAAATTCCAACGGAAGCGGCGTTGTAAAAACACGCGGAACTCCTTTAAGCCAATTCGCCTTTAGCGAAAAAAATAATACTCTCTCTGTTTTTGCGAGCGAACAAGAACAGTCTTCTCCCTGTTCAAGTGACGATGGAAATCATGGGAATTTATGGGTCCAATTTAATCTAAGCGACTTTCAAACTAGCGCCCAAGAAGTCTCTAGCAACCATTATCAATGTCTGCCCGGCCGCACAGCCAATTTAGTCCGTTTTCAGGAGAATTACCTGGCTTATAACCTTAATAATTCTCTTAAACTTGTACAGCGAGAAACAGGTGTTATAACAAACCTCGATTTAGCTTCGCAGTCCATTTCAAGAATAGAATTGGCAGGGAAAGACCTAATGGTGATAGGAGCAAATACTGAAACTCGAAACAATAATTTTATTTTGAGTTTAGTTCAGCTGGATACACCTAACCCTCAAGTGAGCAGCAGTTATGATTTAAGTGGAGTTAACGAGGCGGAATCCAGATCTCATGCCTATTTTTATCATGAGGATAAAAATTTCAGAAGCTTTGCAATTGCCACCCATAAAAGCGCTGAAGGGCCTTATCCTACGACTGTCTTTTGGCAAGGCAACAGCGCGGCCCAACTGAGTTTCTTTAATATTGTAGATGAAAAAATTCAAACGGCAGGAGTTTTTTCTGTGCAGAGTTCTTTGAATAATGAAAACACTTGTACGACTTCCTGCATCGATTGGTATGGAAATACGCGTCCAATATTTTTAGAAGACCAAGTCTTAGGTTTGATGGGCGATCAACTTGTGATTGGATTTCAGGATAGTGCAGGCAACATCCAAGACAGCCAGCATCTTTCGATCAGTAGTGGAAACACCGTAAACGACTAA
- a CDS encoding TIGR02147 family protein encodes MKKVFQYLDYREFLKERFAYLKKHKRNVTHRALSTKAGFTSPNFLKLVMDGKRNLTEDSLCKVCKAFDLNEKECAFFKALVNFNQAKDFQSKEEAYQKLRQTRQDLPLQHLDHAQMEYLEAWHHVALREMVELKDFKEDPFWIQEKLGKEIKISDIKKSLALLETLGLLERNAEGKLRAKQRAISTGNEVASLAAFRFHQGMIEKAKEALQKTSAEERDISSLTLALSEEKFLEVKKRLQDFRKEILSLVQDEQAASTVYQLNFQLFNLTECVWHQNKEKN; translated from the coding sequence ATGAAGAAGGTTTTTCAATATCTGGATTATCGGGAGTTTTTGAAAGAGCGCTTTGCGTATTTAAAAAAGCACAAACGCAACGTCACGCACCGTGCTCTTTCTACTAAAGCGGGTTTTACTTCCCCCAATTTTTTAAAACTAGTGATGGATGGAAAACGCAACCTCACCGAAGACAGTCTGTGCAAGGTTTGCAAGGCCTTTGATTTGAATGAAAAGGAATGCGCTTTTTTTAAGGCCTTGGTGAATTTCAACCAGGCCAAGGATTTTCAAAGCAAAGAAGAGGCCTACCAAAAACTCAGGCAAACCCGACAGGATTTACCCCTTCAACATTTGGATCACGCGCAGATGGAATACCTCGAAGCCTGGCACCACGTGGCCTTGCGCGAGATGGTGGAATTGAAGGATTTTAAGGAAGACCCTTTTTGGATTCAGGAAAAACTCGGAAAAGAAATCAAAATCAGCGATATCAAAAAGAGTTTGGCTCTTCTGGAAACACTGGGTCTGTTAGAGCGCAATGCCGAAGGCAAGCTCCGGGCCAAGCAAAGGGCAATTTCGACCGGCAACGAAGTCGCCAGTCTGGCTGCCTTTCGCTTTCATCAAGGCATGATTGAAAAAGCCAAGGAAGCTCTTCAGAAAACTTCAGCGGAAGAACGAGACATCTCTTCTCTCACCTTGGCCCTTTCCGAAGAAAAATTTTTAGAAGTCAAAAAACGCCTTCAGGATTTTCGAAAAGAGATTTTGTCGCTCGTGCAAGACGAGCAAGCCGCCAGCACGGTGTATCAACTGAATTTTCAACTTTTTAATTTAACGGAGTGTGTATGGCACCAGAACAAAGAGAAAAATTAG
- a CDS encoding ATP-binding protein, with product MAFITGPRQVGKTTLAQSFLNPEQEGYFNWDNATQQKNILKNPDTFWKEPKILSRIVLDEIHKYPRWKRFLKGFYDLNRNNVEILVTGSGRLDIYQRGGDSLLGRYNQFHLAPFSLGELAGSYKQDLAPQNCIQKILDISKAKYKNELEQLWHFGGFPDPLFKAEDLYLGRWQNDYRRLILREDLRDLSHIREIGLIEQMLLLLPERIGSPLSLNSLREDLDVNIRSVQNWISTLEKLFLLFSISPYFKKIARSLKQQKKIYFYDWSSLENEGSKFENLIATHLLKACQYWTDMGYGIFQLHYVRNKEKKECDFLITKNQKPFLLVEAKFAEKQLDSSLPYFHKILATPYAFQVFYDANSYLLETGEKGLYLCSANRFLQALP from the coding sequence ATGGCTTTCATTACTGGGCCCAGGCAAGTTGGCAAAACGACTTTGGCGCAATCTTTTTTAAACCCGGAGCAGGAAGGCTATTTTAACTGGGACAATGCCACTCAACAAAAAAACATACTTAAAAATCCAGACACATTCTGGAAAGAGCCCAAAATTTTATCACGCATTGTTTTGGATGAAATTCACAAATATCCGCGATGGAAAAGATTTTTAAAAGGTTTTTATGACCTCAATAGAAATAATGTGGAAATATTAGTTACTGGCAGCGGCAGATTGGATATCTATCAGCGTGGAGGCGATTCACTCCTGGGTAGATACAATCAATTTCACCTCGCTCCTTTTTCTTTAGGAGAACTTGCCGGGTCTTATAAGCAGGATCTTGCACCTCAAAACTGCATCCAAAAAATACTGGATATCTCCAAGGCTAAATACAAAAATGAGCTGGAACAATTGTGGCATTTTGGTGGCTTTCCCGACCCCTTGTTTAAGGCAGAAGATCTTTATTTGGGCAGATGGCAAAACGATTATCGGCGTCTCATTTTACGGGAGGATTTAAGAGACTTGTCTCACATCCGGGAGATTGGACTCATTGAACAAATGCTTCTTTTGTTACCCGAAAGAATCGGAAGTCCGCTTTCTCTGAATTCACTTCGTGAAGATTTGGATGTAAACATCCGCAGTGTTCAAAACTGGATAAGCACTTTGGAAAAGCTCTTTCTCCTCTTTTCGATTTCACCCTATTTCAAAAAAATCGCCCGATCTTTAAAACAACAGAAAAAAATTTATTTTTACGATTGGTCTTCTTTAGAAAATGAAGGTTCAAAATTCGAAAATCTGATAGCCACCCATCTTCTGAAGGCCTGTCAGTACTGGACCGATATGGGATATGGAATTTTTCAACTCCATTATGTTCGTAACAAAGAGAAAAAAGAATGTGATTTTTTAATCACAAAAAATCAAAAACCCTTCCTGCTGGTCGAAGCTAAATTTGCGGAGAAACAACTCGATTCCTCGCTCCCTTATTTTCACAAAATTTTAGCTACGCCCTACGCCTTCCAGGTTTTTTACGACGCAAACTCCTATCTGTTAGAAACAGGAGAAAAGGGTCTTTATCTTTGTTCGGCCAATCGTTTTTTACAGGCCTTGCCATAG